The Phycisphaerae bacterium genome has a segment encoding these proteins:
- a CDS encoding phage portal protein has translation MGFDLSIFKDPQFESDYVEWLVDEQSADIQTHFSKLWEYYANRMIESDSSGISDKRASESGRCYVQAQEHGLPPRITGVVHSVNAGIFGARSIKDVQRKEVVIENDIAWRINAAVDFLFGKPISFISRAPDGLKRAEIESILKAVFEANGAIGFFQDMAVLGSVYGFVDCIVRPGSEILEQFTSSSSQTLPFNNVLQLAQTIGLELIEAPRALPVLEENDYKKIRYYVQHFYQKRNAINKKSSFLARLLLQGKRSGDSRETIAVTEIISATGWQRYENKQLAGEGELPWGFLPVVHIQNIAQPYYYEGLSDVEPLIPLQDELNTRLSDRASRITFQSFKMYLGKGIEGFEDRPVSPGMMWYTDNPEATIEEFGGDATTPSEDLHIAEIREAMDKASGVTPVVAGVLKNKLGNLTSAVALKLTLMGMLSKNERKRFSYSDGLKRICKMVLDILDGANIYRTDAADREIDIIFSNPLPEDTMEKLKEAEIKKELGVPTEQVLKELGY, from the coding sequence ATGGGATTCGACCTCAGCATTTTCAAAGACCCACAATTTGAGAGCGATTATGTCGAGTGGCTCGTTGATGAGCAATCGGCAGATATTCAGACGCACTTTTCAAAACTGTGGGAATACTATGCAAACCGGATGATAGAGAGCGATAGCTCGGGGATTTCTGACAAACGAGCAAGCGAATCGGGACGGTGCTACGTTCAGGCACAAGAACACGGGCTGCCTCCGAGGATAACAGGGGTTGTACACTCAGTAAATGCAGGAATTTTCGGCGCACGGTCAATCAAAGACGTGCAGCGGAAAGAAGTGGTGATAGAAAACGATATCGCGTGGCGAATAAATGCGGCGGTGGATTTTTTGTTCGGCAAACCAATAAGTTTTATAAGCCGGGCGCCGGACGGCCTTAAACGAGCAGAAATTGAATCTATATTGAAGGCTGTGTTTGAGGCCAATGGCGCTATCGGCTTTTTTCAGGATATGGCGGTGCTTGGAAGCGTCTATGGTTTTGTCGATTGTATTGTCAGGCCTGGCAGTGAGATTTTAGAGCAATTCACTTCTTCTTCCTCCCAAACTCTCCCGTTCAACAATGTGCTGCAATTAGCACAAACAATCGGCTTAGAACTTATCGAGGCGCCAAGAGCACTGCCTGTTCTGGAAGAAAACGACTATAAAAAAATCAGATATTACGTTCAGCATTTCTACCAGAAGAGAAACGCGATCAACAAGAAAAGCTCTTTTCTGGCAAGGCTATTGCTGCAAGGCAAACGGAGCGGTGACAGCCGGGAGACGATTGCAGTGACGGAAATTATTTCGGCAACAGGGTGGCAGAGGTATGAGAACAAACAACTTGCGGGAGAAGGCGAATTGCCCTGGGGATTTTTGCCGGTGGTGCATATCCAAAATATCGCTCAGCCATATTACTACGAAGGCCTAAGCGATGTTGAGCCGTTAATACCGCTGCAGGATGAGCTTAATACAAGATTGAGTGACAGGGCAAGCAGGATTACGTTCCAGTCGTTTAAGATGTATTTAGGCAAAGGGATAGAAGGCTTCGAGGACAGACCCGTCTCGCCGGGCATGATGTGGTACACCGATAATCCGGAGGCAACTATCGAAGAGTTCGGCGGAGACGCAACAACACCGAGTGAAGACCTGCACATTGCGGAAATTAGAGAAGCGATGGACAAAGCCAGCGGGGTGACGCCAGTGGTAGCCGGGGTTTTGAAGAATAAGCTCGGCAACCTTACAAGTGCAGTGGCCCTTAAACTTACGCTTATGGGGATGCTCTCAAAGAACGAACGAAAGAGATTCAGTTACAGCGACGGCCTCAAAAGAATCTGCAAGATGGTTCTGGATATACTCGACGGGGCTAATATTTACAGGACCGATGCTGCTGATAGAGAGATAGATATTATTTTCTCCAACCCTCTACCCGAAGATACGATGGAAAAGCTAAAGGAAGCAGAGATTAAAAAAGAGTTGGGCGTACCAACTGAGCAGGTGCTCAAAGAGTTAGGTTATTAA
- a CDS encoding DUF5309 family protein, with protein MAFTGKATYSAGTTLPELAEDVSDLIGIISPYETPLLNALGDPMKEASSTHHEWLEDELLPNKDAINDSTYTNPTSDTDFVVDHGSRFRAGDQIQVEGSEELMLVTAVNSDTLTVIRGYAGTAAEALADNKIINILGNAALEGGDKPGNRFTTRTRCGNYTQIFTAAVEVSGTDIAASHLGLSDEMDYQKQERLRELIRDLENTVINGGQPASNPEGSDSARRSMKGIIKHLATNVFHTGDSDFPIGSDLDEAKINYVLRKIWESSSGNVDLIVVGGFQKRKINAFCADSRSYAANDTTFTDMVSIYESDFGVCRIVTTRWMPQDAALLLDSSRISVLPLAGRSFYFKPLASSGDYECGEVIGEYTLELKNEAAHGLIRDLSTD; from the coding sequence ATGGCTTTTACAGGAAAAGCAACATATTCAGCGGGCACGACTCTGCCGGAACTGGCGGAAGATGTGTCGGATTTGATTGGAATAATTTCGCCTTATGAAACACCTTTGCTGAACGCCTTAGGTGACCCAATGAAAGAGGCAAGCAGTACGCACCACGAATGGCTCGAAGACGAACTTTTACCAAACAAAGACGCAATCAACGACAGCACCTACACCAACCCGACTTCCGATACCGACTTTGTGGTTGACCACGGCAGCAGATTCCGGGCGGGCGACCAAATTCAGGTTGAAGGGTCAGAGGAATTGATGCTGGTGACAGCCGTCAACAGCGACACGCTGACGGTGATTCGCGGCTACGCCGGCACCGCTGCAGAGGCGCTCGCCGACAATAAGATAATTAACATCCTCGGCAATGCGGCTCTAGAAGGCGGGGACAAACCCGGCAACAGATTTACCACACGCACCAGGTGCGGCAACTATACACAGATATTCACTGCCGCGGTGGAAGTAAGCGGAACGGACATAGCTGCCAGCCATCTGGGCCTATCAGACGAGATGGATTATCAAAAGCAGGAACGGCTGCGCGAACTGATTCGGGACCTAGAGAACACGGTCATCAACGGCGGTCAGCCGGCGAGCAACCCAGAGGGCAGCGACTCGGCGCGGAGGTCGATGAAAGGCATTATTAAGCACCTGGCGACAAATGTTTTCCATACCGGCGACAGCGATTTCCCAATCGGCAGCGACCTTGACGAAGCAAAGATTAACTATGTGCTGCGCAAGATTTGGGAAAGCAGCAGCGGCAACGTGGACCTGATTGTCGTCGGCGGTTTCCAGAAGCGGAAGATAAACGCTTTCTGTGCCGACAGCCGTAGCTACGCAGCAAACGATACCACATTCACCGATATGGTTAGTATTTATGAAAGCGATTTCGGTGTTTGCAGGATTGTTACAACGCGGTGGATGCCGCAGGATGCGGCGCTGCTGCTGGATTCTTCGCGCATCAGCGTGCTGCCACTAGCGGGGCGGAGCTTTTACTTCAAGCCATTGGCAAGCAGCGGTGACTATGAGTGCGGAGAGGTGATCGGCGAATACACGCTGGAACTAAAGAATGAGGCGGCACACGGCCTTATTCGTGATTTGAGCACCGACTAA
- a CDS encoding DUF4190 domain-containing protein, with amino-acid sequence MSEIEINTQYQKRKISKLAIASLILPVVLFMGGILSEIFIARLKLELELVGITLIIIAAPAGLILSVIALVLIRRSKGALSGKGFAIGGIIISVILLLLLASVVCISCYVLCYETPYDDSNPKAIVAKIENNCGFKFPAKIESLKAADKFAGGIDRPYVFVINFTTDKTGFVELRDSFSQIGGWSEEITLKEGDNIRDKSGSWSRNAPQWCSEKIPRGKTYESFLLCKNDIGLLDTIFVEVANSGEVVVYMYGWGDSRQKEKKNDLKLK; translated from the coding sequence ATGAGCGAAATAGAAATTAACACTCAATATCAGAAGCGGAAAATATCAAAACTGGCTATTGCTTCCCTAATACTGCCCGTTGTACTTTTCATGGGCGGGATATTAAGCGAGATATTCATTGCTCGTTTAAAGTTAGAATTAGAATTGGTTGGGATTACTCTAATAATAATTGCCGCACCTGCAGGTCTTATTTTGAGTGTTATAGCATTGGTGTTAATTAGAAGGAGTAAAGGGGCGTTAAGTGGAAAAGGATTTGCAATAGGCGGGATAATTATCTCTGTGATTCTTCTCCTTTTATTAGCCTCTGTAGTCTGTATTTCTTGTTATGTGCTTTGTTATGAAACGCCATACGATGATTCTAATCCGAAAGCTATTGTAGCTAAAATCGAAAACAACTGCGGTTTTAAATTTCCTGCAAAAATAGAGTCTTTAAAAGCTGCAGACAAATTCGCTGGCGGAATAGACCGGCCCTATGTTTTTGTAATTAATTTTACCACTGATAAAACCGGTTTTGTTGAATTAAGAGATTCTTTTTCTCAAATAGGTGGTTGGTCGGAAGAAATAACCTTAAAAGAAGGCGATAACATACGTGATAAGAGTGGCTCCTGGTCCAGAAACGCTCCGCAATGGTGTAGTGAAAAAATTCCTAGAGGCAAGACTTATGAAAGCTTTTTGTTATGCAAGAATGATATAGGCCTACTTGATACCATTTTTGTTGAAGTAGCAAACTCCGGAGAGGTTGTTGTATATATGTACGGCTGGGGAGATAGCCGACAAAAAGAGAAAAAGAATGATTTGAAATTAAAGTGA
- a CDS encoding STAS/SEC14 domain-containing protein: protein MDWTIDYLEKDRIVSVKASGVMDWDEHKRFAEELYPFAKEHGSHKILIDFRQMQPKFTISQIDDLPDMLMKIGVGPEFKIAAVSDPASPHGHEFKFFNNVATILGIRVKQFADPDEALTWLKSG from the coding sequence ATGGACTGGACGATTGATTATCTGGAAAAAGACCGGATTGTGAGCGTGAAGGCGTCCGGCGTTATGGACTGGGATGAGCACAAAAGGTTTGCCGAGGAACTGTATCCTTTTGCAAAAGAGCACGGCTCGCACAAGATTCTTATCGATTTTCGGCAGATGCAGCCCAAGTTTACCATATCGCAAATAGATGACCTGCCCGATATGCTTATGAAAATCGGCGTAGGACCGGAATTCAAAATAGCTGCTGTTTCTGACCCGGCATCACCCCACGGTCACGAGTTTAAGTTCTTTAATAATGTGGCAACCATTCTGGGCATAAGAGTCAAGCAGTTCGCTGACCCCGACGAGGCGCTCACCTGGCTGAAATCGGGTTAG
- a CDS encoding DUF503 domain-containing protein has protein sequence MIVGVLTAQLHLHGINSLKEKRSIVKSLIGRLKSRFNISISEVDHQDEKTSAIVGIALISNDTRFINQQFDSIIDFMRGDGRFYLGTVDRETFGS, from the coding sequence ATGATAGTCGGCGTATTGACAGCTCAACTGCATTTGCACGGAATAAATTCGCTGAAAGAAAAGCGAAGCATCGTCAAGAGTCTCATCGGCAGGCTCAAAAGCAGATTTAATATCTCCATTTCCGAAGTCGACCATCAGGATGAAAAGACATCCGCAATTGTAGGAATTGCGCTGATTTCGAATGACACACGTTTTATAAATCAGCAGTTCGACAGCATCATCGACTTTATGCGAGGTGACGGCAGGTTCTATCTGGGGACAGTTGATCGCGAAACATTCGGTTCGTAA
- a CDS encoding amidophosphoribosyltransferase → MSGIFGVALKGNCSETLFYGTDYHSHLGTEYGGMAVLGEGFTRQIHNLEHSQFKAKFCDDAKSMAGSKGIGVISDADEQPIYLNSRFGPFCIVTSGFIENAEQLAEKLLSEGVSFSEMSSKKAVNTPELIAKLINQGRSLTNGIEKMFDVIEGSCSLLLLHKDGIYAARDRFGYTPLVIGKREDGWAVTAETTAFPNTDFKAVKSVEPGEIVLINEFGIVQKRPGRCTNQICAFLWIYTGFPASSYEGINVEAVRERCGRCLAKHDKDIEVDVVSGVPDSGLAHGLGYAMESGKPFRRPLVKYTSGYGRSYTPPSQQKRDLIAKMKLVPIKEIIDGNSVVVCEDSIVRGTQLKNFAIKKLWDCGAKQVHIRPACPPLMFPCRFNLSTRSIHELAARRAIRSLEGHDVKDVSEYIDCNGEKYKKMVQWIAEDLRVTTLKYQTVDDMVGAIGLPKEQLCLYCWTGECPGSASPKTTIDIIETKKPSSRKMAETKAAL, encoded by the coding sequence ATGAGCGGCATTTTCGGGGTCGCCCTGAAGGGCAATTGTTCGGAAACACTTTTCTACGGGACGGATTATCATTCACATCTTGGGACCGAATACGGCGGGATGGCGGTGCTTGGAGAAGGTTTCACCAGGCAAATACATAATCTTGAGCACAGCCAGTTCAAGGCGAAATTCTGTGATGATGCCAAGTCTATGGCCGGCAGCAAAGGCATCGGCGTTATCAGCGACGCTGATGAGCAGCCGATTTATCTGAATTCCCGATTTGGGCCGTTCTGCATTGTTACCAGCGGCTTTATAGAAAACGCCGAACAGTTAGCCGAGAAGCTGCTGAGTGAAGGCGTTTCATTCAGCGAGATGAGCAGCAAAAAAGCCGTCAATACGCCTGAACTGATAGCGAAGCTGATCAATCAGGGGAGAAGTCTGACAAACGGCATAGAGAAAATGTTCGATGTTATAGAAGGTTCCTGCTCATTGTTATTACTGCATAAGGATGGGATATACGCGGCAAGGGACAGGTTTGGATATACGCCTCTTGTTATCGGCAAACGGGAAGACGGCTGGGCAGTAACCGCCGAGACAACCGCTTTTCCGAATACAGATTTCAAAGCCGTAAAAAGCGTTGAGCCGGGGGAGATTGTCCTGATAAATGAGTTCGGCATAGTTCAGAAAAGACCCGGCAGGTGCACTAATCAGATATGCGCGTTTCTCTGGATATATACCGGCTTTCCCGCGTCGAGCTACGAGGGGATAAATGTGGAAGCCGTAAGAGAAAGGTGCGGCCGCTGCCTTGCGAAACACGATAAAGATATCGAGGTTGATGTGGTTTCGGGGGTCCCTGATTCAGGATTGGCTCACGGATTGGGATACGCAATGGAGTCGGGCAAACCGTTCAGGCGACCTCTTGTCAAATATACATCCGGTTACGGAAGAAGCTATACGCCGCCCTCCCAGCAGAAACGCGATCTCATCGCGAAGATGAAACTTGTCCCTATTAAAGAGATAATCGACGGCAACAGCGTTGTTGTGTGTGAGGATTCTATCGTCAGGGGGACACAGCTTAAGAACTTTGCCATAAAGAAGCTCTGGGATTGCGGCGCAAAGCAGGTGCATATAAGACCTGCATGTCCCCCGCTGATGTTTCCCTGCAGATTCAATCTTTCCACCCGCTCGATTCACGAACTTGCCGCCCGCAGAGCCATTCGCAGCTTAGAAGGTCATGACGTAAAGGATGTCTCGGAATATATAGACTGCAATGGCGAAAAATACAAAAAGATGGTGCAATGGATTGCTGAGGATTTAAGAGTAACGACGCTTAAATATCAGACTGTGGATGATATGGTTGGGGCCATCGGTCTGCCGAAAGAGCAGCTTTGCCTATACTGCTGGACAGGCGAATGCCCAGGGTCGGCGTCTCCGAAAACAACAATAGACATAATCGAAACGAAAAAACCATCATCGAGGAAGATGGCGGAAACAAAGGCCGCACTCTAA
- the purM gene encoding phosphoribosylformylglycinamidine cyclo-ligase: protein MSKYISYEQSGVDIDANDEMVDKIYGHVSSTFGPRVMGEKWAFAGMFRLDYDEKLFKKNYKSPVLVACTDGVGSKIQLASKIKKFDTVGIDLVAMSVNDMLVHGAEPLFFLDYIAVHKLEPALIAEMVKGVTAGCRQADCALLGGETAEMPDTYRENDFDMAGFAVGVVERKKIISGRGVRKGDCILGLASSGLHSNGYALARNICFKKGGFKMTDTPDELGGAVLGDCLLEPTRIYVRPIVKLLSNYKVKKVVHAMAHITGGGLPGNVSRVLPKSCDAVLKKESWPRQKIFTFLQEKGPVEEAEMYNVFNMGIGFVLVVAEEFADSIAKKLLHYGEKVYKIGRITSGTGNVLLK, encoded by the coding sequence ATGAGTAAATACATCAGCTATGAACAGTCCGGCGTAGACATCGATGCCAACGACGAGATGGTCGATAAAATCTATGGGCACGTATCGAGCACTTTCGGGCCGAGGGTAATGGGCGAAAAATGGGCGTTTGCGGGGATGTTCCGGCTCGACTACGACGAAAAGCTTTTCAAAAAAAATTATAAAAGTCCTGTTTTGGTCGCCTGCACTGATGGGGTTGGCAGCAAGATCCAGTTAGCAAGCAAAATAAAAAAGTTCGATACGGTGGGGATAGATTTAGTGGCGATGAGCGTCAATGATATGCTGGTGCACGGCGCCGAGCCTTTGTTTTTTCTGGATTATATTGCCGTTCATAAGCTGGAGCCGGCGCTGATAGCCGAAATGGTGAAAGGTGTCACGGCCGGCTGCCGGCAGGCCGATTGCGCATTATTAGGAGGGGAAACCGCTGAAATGCCCGATACATACCGTGAAAATGATTTTGATATGGCAGGGTTTGCTGTCGGAGTGGTTGAGCGAAAAAAAATCATCAGCGGCAGGGGTGTGAGGAAGGGCGACTGCATTCTCGGCCTGGCGTCGAGCGGGCTGCACAGTAACGGCTACGCCCTTGCCCGTAATATATGCTTTAAAAAAGGCGGCTTTAAAATGACCGACACGCCTGATGAACTCGGCGGCGCCGTGCTTGGCGATTGCTTACTGGAGCCGACGCGGATTTATGTTCGGCCGATAGTTAAGCTGCTGTCCAATTACAAAGTCAAAAAAGTTGTTCACGCAATGGCCCATATCACCGGCGGCGGGCTGCCGGGAAATGTTTCGCGAGTGCTGCCGAAATCCTGTGACGCGGTCCTTAAAAAAGAAAGCTGGCCCAGGCAGAAGATATTCACCTTTCTGCAGGAAAAAGGCCCGGTCGAAGAAGCCGAGATGTATAACGTCTTCAATATGGGAATCGGGTTTGTTCTGGTGGTCGCTGAGGAATTCGCGGATTCGATAGCTAAAAAGCTCTTGCACTATGGAGAGAAAGTTTACAAGATAGGCAGGATAACAAGCGGCACAGGTAATGTGCTTCTCAAATGA
- the purF gene encoding amidophosphoribosyltransferase: MFEKKESCGLFGVFGDPDAVQKTYLGLYGLQHRGQESAGIASSNGESIQCYKGMGTVGRVFRSGTGVLKDIANPIAIGHVRYSTTGSSKEINSQPLLSEYSRGQVAVAHNGNLINAALLRDEYEAYGSIFKSTSDTEVIIHLLAKPTHVGKPDPLAHVLNHLQGAYCLLFLYADRIEAARDPYGVRPLCLGQTEKGAYVVASESCAFDAAGVKFLREIMPGEIIRLDKKGLSSRFFVKPGTVRPAHCIFEHIYFAKQNSTIFGENVHEFRKKLGRRLAIEQPAEADVVIPVPDSGTSSAIGYAEQSKIPFDMGMVRSHYIGRTFISPDQKMREAEVKLKLAVVKEVVEGKSVVVVDDSIVRGTTTRGKIRTLRQAGAKQIHMRVSCPPIRHPCFYGVDFPTKEELLANNRDLKQIKDFLEVDSVGYISLEGLLACAASPAENYCTACWSGKYPIPVDTAVNKFSLEHYQMHMFDDRSQTNE, encoded by the coding sequence GTGTTTGAAAAAAAAGAAAGTTGCGGTCTTTTCGGTGTTTTCGGGGACCCTGATGCGGTTCAAAAAACCTATCTGGGTTTATACGGCCTTCAACATCGCGGTCAGGAGTCAGCGGGGATTGCCTCAAGTAACGGTGAATCTATCCAATGCTACAAGGGGATGGGGACTGTCGGCAGGGTTTTCCGCAGCGGTACTGGTGTTTTAAAAGACATTGCTAATCCTATAGCTATCGGTCATGTGCGATATTCGACTACCGGCTCCAGTAAGGAGATAAATAGCCAGCCGCTTTTGAGTGAGTACTCGCGCGGGCAAGTGGCGGTGGCGCATAACGGCAATCTCATAAATGCCGCACTATTGCGGGACGAATACGAAGCATACGGCAGTATCTTCAAGTCAACTTCCGATACTGAAGTAATTATTCATCTGCTTGCCAAGCCGACGCACGTCGGCAAACCTGACCCTCTGGCCCATGTGTTAAATCATCTGCAGGGTGCATACTGTCTGCTGTTTTTGTATGCCGACCGGATTGAGGCAGCGAGAGACCCTTACGGCGTAAGGCCTTTGTGTCTGGGTCAAACGGAAAAGGGCGCATACGTCGTCGCCAGCGAGAGCTGCGCTTTTGATGCGGCCGGGGTGAAGTTTCTTCGCGAGATTATGCCGGGCGAGATTATCCGGCTGGACAAGAAAGGTCTCTCGAGCAGATTTTTCGTTAAGCCGGGTACTGTCAGGCCTGCCCACTGCATCTTCGAGCATATTTATTTTGCCAAACAAAACAGCACTATTTTCGGCGAAAATGTGCATGAGTTTAGAAAAAAGCTCGGAAGACGACTGGCAATAGAACAGCCTGCCGAGGCTGATGTTGTAATACCCGTGCCGGACTCAGGGACATCATCTGCAATCGGCTACGCGGAGCAAAGCAAAATACCCTTCGATATGGGAATGGTCAGGAGCCACTATATAGGCAGGACATTTATCTCGCCGGACCAGAAGATGCGGGAGGCGGAGGTCAAACTTAAGCTTGCAGTGGTAAAAGAGGTCGTGGAAGGCAAAAGCGTCGTAGTGGTGGACGATTCGATAGTCCGCGGCACGACCACAAGAGGAAAGATTAGAACACTGCGCCAGGCAGGCGCAAAGCAAATCCATATGCGGGTGAGCTGTCCGCCAATCAGGCATCCCTGTTTTTACGGCGTGGATTTTCCGACAAAAGAGGAGCTGCTGGCGAACAACCGCGACCTGAAACAGATTAAAGATTTTCTCGAAGTGGACAGTGTCGGTTATATTTCTCTGGAAGGGCTGCTGGCCTGTGCGGCTTCGCCGGCAGAGAATTACTGCACCGCCTGCTGGAGCGGCAAATATCCGATACCGGTCGATACCGCGGTGAACAAGTTCTCTTTGGAACATTATCAAATGCATATGTTTGATGATCGGTCCCAGACAAATGAGTAA